In Neisseria perflava, the DNA window CTGTTAGCCGGGTGTGCCCGCCTACTTGCACATCAAAGCCATCATCACCCGCAAACAATCCGCTTTGTTCGCTCACGCTGCGGTGTTCGGCGTTGATTTTGCTTTGGCTGTAATCGCCTGAGGCGGATGCGCCATAGCCTACGGTTACTTGGGCGCTGATGTTTTGTTGGCGGCTGCGGTAGTCGGCGGTGTCTTGTAGGCTTTCTATATTGAAGTTGGCGGCGCGTACGGTGATGCCTTTGCCTGTTACTTGTGCGCCTTTGATGTTGGTGTTGCCACCGCTCACAATAACGGTGGGACTGCCTGCGCTGCCGACATGGCTGTGGCGGTAGGTGGTTTGTTCGGCACAGGTTAAAACCATATCGGCAGATTATTTCAGGCTGCGTAAACTGCTGGATAGACGCATTTATGAGCTATGTGCCAAACATTTCGGGAAGCAAAATGAATGGCACATTTCTCTGGAAATACTGCATAGAAAATCGGGCAGCATGGCAACGCTGCGCCGTTTTAGGCAGGCGATTAAGGAGTTGGTAGCCAGCAATGATTTACCCGATTACCGACTGACTTATGATGATAAGAAAGATATGTTGAAAGTGCGAAATCGGGATTTGTCTAAATTTCTCAAAAAATCACCATAGGCAGCCTGAAAGCATAAATTGAGGTTTTTCAAGCTGCCTAAATGTGTTTTTTAAAGCACCTATTTTTTATGGGTTGTAAATAATGCTGCACGTCCTTTATAAAAATCCAAGTTAAACAAATCAATATTAAAATGTTTGCAATATTCAGCAACCATATCAACCGTTAATCGCTCCTTTTTGATTCTTTTTTCATAGCTAGCTAAGTTCTCAAATTCAAAAGGTTTTCCGCTTTGTTCAAAAGTTGTTTTACTGGTTTCTTTATGCACCATAATCGTTCTACTTTCTACTGCATATTCTGAGATTTTATTTGCACCATTTCGCCAATGAAACATTACCGCACCAAATTCATCTTTCTTAAAATCTGGAGAAAGATATAAGCTGATATTCTGTATCCCCCATGTTTCGGATAGATAACTAGGTTGGCTAAATACGTCTGTACCACGATATCCATTTTCCATATATAAGCACCATTCAGAAGCAGTCTCTAAAATAATATATTTATTGGGGTATCTCTGCGCAAAAGGTTCCAACATTTTAATTTTATCCGACAAACTTAATTCATCAGATACTTTTTGATGATGTACCGTCCACCCCCATATTAGACCAAGCTCTTGCAATCTTTGCTCAAAGCGTAACACCATCTCATTAAATGGAATTTTAAAGAAACACAAATGAGTGGTATGAGGTTTATGATCTTGTAAAAAAAACTGTGGGTTATTCATAATCAATCTAACGTCCTTAAAATAACAATAGCATCTTTATCATTGCTGAATATTCTATCTGCGTGTGGTATTCCGCGCGATGAAGTGCTTCGATCGTACTCAATATACACTCTTTTACCTGATGGAAGCGTTGCTTGCAAGTCTGGGCGGCATATTCCTACGCGACAAAAATTTCCATACTACTAATCTACGTCAGCCCCAAAAACAAAGATTTGTTTTTTTCATTCAACATATCTATCCTAAATATACCATCGCTCCATTTAAATCCATCTTCAAAAATCCATTCTAAATATACTCTTAAATTAGAACGTGCATTATCACTTTTGCATAATGGAAATAAACCATACAAAAAATCAAATGCCTCATTACATGATTTAATTGAAAAATATTGCGATTCATCCGAAAGCATGGAAACAAAAGATTCGCTTTCATATTCGACAATCATAATTTTTACTAGAGTAAAAAAATCATTCTTACTTATTATGTTATTAATAGAACAGATCCAATAATAATCGGTTAATGTTAAATCTAAATCCTCATAAGGATGTTCCCCAAAAGAACTGGTTTTTTGAAATTCGGCATATTTAAACCTGTTATATTCAACAATTTTTTCTCTATCAATTTCAATATCATAAGGAAAAACGAATATAAGCTCGGCAATGTAGCTGGTCATTTCTTCAATATCATTCATTGTGATCACTTGCTATCTCTCCTCCTGATTGCATCATTCAAAGCTGGCTCAATGTTTTGTCGGAATTGATTTATTCTATTTAATAACGCTTGCTTATCGTTATCGCTTAATGTTGAGTTTTTAATTTTCCTTTCTAATTTTTTTGCTTTTTTTAAAAGATTTTCTGTCTTTTGGATATGGTTTGACGGATGTTTAACACCCACTTCCTTACCAGTTCTTGCATATTCCTCAAGTGCACCTTTTAAGCCTCCTCGACTTTCAGCCTCTCTGCCTGTGTAATTTGCAATTCCTTCAATATCAGAAATTTCATTTTCGTACTGCTTTTTGATTTCATTAAGATCGCGTTTAGGTTTTTCAGGTTTATCCGCGTTATTAGATACTTTATCTGTATCATCAGGCGTTTTATTAAAATTAGATTTCCTACCATTATCAACTACTTTATTATTATCAGTATTTTTGCTTACATCAGACTTACGAGGTGCAGGCAACGCCCTTTGTTCAGTCACCCCTGCATAACTAACATTTTTACCATTGGGCAAAGTTGCCTCCACTCCCTTGCCTGTTAGTCGTGCAATTGTCCCTGCCGGCAGGGTTGTTCCATTGGACAGATTCTGTGCCTGTGTGAGCTTAACGGTTTGATTAGGTATCAATGTTCCACTGGTAAAATCAAATGCTTTTCCATTTGGAACAATTGGTGCTTGTTTTTTTATTTCTGCTGCCAGTTGTGTAGCAGATAACTTACCTGCGCGGTACAGTTTATATTTGTTAGCCAATTTACTAGGGATACGTCCTGCTAGCTCCATTACTGGCAATTGATACCACATTAACCGTTGTTGGGTTGCATGGTTGTATTCATATATTCTACCTGCTTCAAAATCTCTCCCTTGTAAACGTAGCAGGGCTATACGGTTAGTCTCCATTTGTTGATCGTCTAGTGGGCCCACTTCATCACTGGCAGACGAATCATAGACGTATCTCGGCAAGGAAATTATGCCTTTCCCAATTATCTTTGGATCATTATGTGCATCGTTACTGCTATCTTTATAGCCTTGTTCCATTCCTCTTTTAAAATCCATTGAGGCATTACGGTTTTCAATCTGAATACTATGCAAGAATTTATTTATTTCGTTTTTGTTTTTATCGGTATAGGTACTAAATAATGTTTTTAAATTTCGGTCTTGATCTAAATATTCACGATTAGTAGCTGTAAAGAATTGATGACTTGCACCAAAATTATCTAGATAATGAAATCTAGATGTGTTTTGAGATAAAAACTGTTCTGCAAGTTCATTGCGTCCATGCAGTATTGCCCATTCGCTGTCCACCATCGCGGCAGCTGCGCGATCTAATTGGAGCTGTGCTTCTTGGGTGGTTAAATTTATACCCTTATTTTTTAAATAGTTAATATATTTTTGTAGCGTATCTTTACTGTGTAACCACTTCACTTCATCAGGATGCAACTGGCGATTAAACCAATCCGCATTCGCCCCCGCAACCTCCGCACCCGTGCTTCCACCCGTCAGCGCACCAATCGCTGCGCCTCCTAGGGTGTCTGCCAGTAATTGCCCTGCGCCACCAAATTTATCGCCTACTTGGTTTAAATAGGGTGCTGCTAGCGATGAGGTGCCTGCTCCTACTGCGCCTTGTGCATCACCTGTTAAGAGTGCTCCTACCCCTGCGTGGAGCGCAGCTCGCCCTAATCCGCCTTCCTTCCATGTGTTGTACTCTGTTTGATGGTCGGATAGGTATTGGTCTGCAAGGACGATTTGTTGTTGCAGTTGGGCAATTTGCTCAGGGTTTTGCGCGTCTTTTAATTGCTCTTGTAAATTTGCTTTAGCGATTTGAACGCGCTCGTAGTTCTGTATATTGCCCAGTTTATCTGCTGTCCATGCAACAGTTTGAGCGGCAACGGGGGCAAATTGTTGTGAGACATTGCGCTGCAAATCCAGCTCGCTTTGCACTTTGTCCGCATCAAATCGGTTTTTCAGGCTGCCTGATTGTTGGCCGGCATCCTCGGTGCGGATGTCGGTGTACGCCAGTTGCGCGGCTTTGTCTGTGCCGTAGCCTGTTTTGGCGAGCTGTCCTGCCTCATCGGTGAGGATGATGTTGCGGGTGTTGATGCCGCTTTTTGTGATGTTGCTTTGACTGTCGCTGTCGCTGCCGTAACCTACTGATGAACTTGCGCCGTTTTTATCGGCTACGCTTGTCAGGTGTTTGTCTTGAGGCTTATTTTGTGCGCTCTGCCCCAGTGTTTCGCCGCTTACGGCAATGCTGGCACCCAATCCAAAACTTTTGCCTTCGTATCGGCTGTGGTTTTGAATGTCGCTATGGGTGAGGGTGGCCGTCTGAAAGCGGTTTTTGCCTTCGTCTTCTGCGCTTTGGCTAGACGTGATGATGCCGCCTTTGAGGTCTGTATGGTTTCCGACCTTGATTTGATAGCCGTCTTCTCCGGCATAAATACCGCTTTGCTCGGTTACGGAGGCATGGTCTGCTTTGATTTTGCTTTGGCTGTAACTGCCGCTTGCACTGAATCCGTAACCGACGGTAACTTGGGCGTTGCCGTTTTGCTGTTTGCTCTGATAGGTTTCAGTATCTTGAACACTTTCTATATGCAGGTTGCGCGTATCTGCCTGTACGCCTTTGCCGATAAGCTGCGCACCTTTGATGGTGGTGGTGCCGCTTTGGATAAGGGTTTGGCTGCCTTTGTCGCCAATATGGCTATGGCGCTGGGTTACACTATCGCCATTGCCGTAGCCTTTGCCGACATTGCCGCCTGCGGTAAAGCCTAATGACCAGCCCCCTTGTCCGAATGATACGGCAGCACCTGCGTTCCAGCCTGCTGATTTGTTTTGGCTGCATTCGGTGTTGCTTTGTTCGGCGGATTGCAGATGGATTTGCTTATCGGCAATCAGGCCGGTTCCTGCTTTACCTGAAACATCTGAGCCCGTGATGTTGATATTGGATTGTTCGCCTGCACCTTGTCATACAGGCTGGTTACGCTGGCTTTAAGCTTGTTTCATTTGTTCTTCGTAAATTTCTATTTTAGGCAATTGTGTCAGTTCAATAGGGCAAGTTGCTCCCCACCAAAAATGCTCTACATAAAACCAAGGATTATCTGGAAAATATAGCAACATCTCTTCCATATCTGGCCAAATTCTTCTTAATTCATCTACCTGTGTTTTTGGCGAACCAGTTAATATTTTTGGAGGATTTTCACGATAATCGCATAATTCAATAACACCATCTGATAAAAGTTCTTCCAAAAAATCAAAAAATTTAATTTTTAAATTTGGATCTTTGATATCCATATTTAAATAATTTTTATAAACACCAAAAATACCACCTAAATATTCACAATATTCTAAAAGATTATATTTTATCTTCGCATTCATAACGTAACCTTTATCTAAATTTTAACTCTAATCTTTGCCCACGTACTGAAGCAGGTTGATTCCTAAACTCAATTGTCCATTTTGCTCCAGTTTGTTCTCGGCTAGTTGAAAAATTTCTTAAAATGATGGTCGTTCCTTTCCAAGGTCCTGATGTAATAGTCGTAGAAGATAATTGCCCTTTATTCGGAATATTCCTAAAATCAAGCCTCTGACCTGAATATTTTTCATACAAATCAAATATTTCTCTTCTACTTACTTTAGAATATATCGGCATTCCATTTTTGCTGGCAGATGAATTTGGTCTGATCGTTTTCCTGAATGTCGTTCGGCGGTGTCTGTGGTTACGTTTGTATCAATTTCAGCTTTGGTTTGTGCCGCTGTTTTGCCTGTCAGCCGGATTTGTGCGGCTTCGTCTGTGATTTGAATGTTTTGGGTGTTGATGCCGCTTTTCGTGATGCTGCTTTGACTGTCGCTGTCGCTGCCATAACCCACTGATGAACTTGCGCTGTTTTTATCCGCTACGCTTGTCAGGTGTTTGTCTTGAGGTTTATTTTGTGCGCCCTGCCCCAGCGTTTTGCCGCTTACGGCAACGCTGGCACCTAAGCCGAAACTTTCGCCTTCGTAGCGGCTGTGGTTTTGAATGTTGCTATGGGTGAGGGTGGCCGTCTGAAAGCGGTTTTTGCCTTTGTCTTCTGCGCTTTGGCTAGACGTGATGATGCCGCCTTTGAGGTCGGTGTGGTTTCCGACCTTGATTTGATAGCCGTCTTCTCCGGCGGAAATACCGCTTTGTGCGCTGATGCTTCGGTGTTCGGCGTTGATTTTGCTTTGGCTGTAACTGCCGCTTGCACTGAATCCGTAGCCTACGGTCACTTGGGCACCGGCGTTTTGTTGTTTGCCCTGATAGGTTTCGCTATCTTGTACACTTTCTATATGCAGGTTACGCGTATCTGCCTGTACGCCTTTGCCGATGAGCTGCGCACCTTTGAGGGTGGTATCCCCGCCGCTTCGGATAATCGTTTTGCCGGCCGTGCTGCCGACATGGGTGTGGCGGCGGGTCGCTTTTGTCTGATTGCTGTGGTGGCTTGTTGAAAGAAAGGTCGTCTGAAACCGTATTTGTTGTTTCAGACAGCCTCTTGGCTCAAACCTTGAGAACTGCATATGTGCGTTCCGCACATCCTACGTATTGAGTTTAGGTTTCATATGGGCCACGGCTTGCTGTTGGCTTTATAGTCCTAACAGCTCTAGAAAATATTAAAGAACACATGTTTAATGCATCCTTAAACATAGATTTTATGTGAGATAAATTTCATTAATTATCATTTAAAATATAATCATATTTAATAATTATTTTTTCCATAATATTTTTTATATATCCTTTTTTAAACACTGATTCCTTAATAATATTATTATTTAAATATAACAATTTTTCATTATACTTATCGGACAAATACCAAATATTATCTTTTTCTTCAGGGTTATCAATATATTCTGTTATACAGTATTTCCAATATAAATAAGATTCTTCTTCTGATAATTTCATATTACGATAATGAACAGCATCGTTCAAAAAGATATATGCATTACAATAGTCTAAGTTAAATAAATTAGGACACTCTAGATTATCATTTATTGAAATAAACTGTTGTATGCTACGCAAAGAATTTGGTAAAAAAGTAGACGTATTTGGTAGTTCTTGAGGAATCATGTCTCCATTCACAAAAAATGTAAAAATCCCTTCGGAAAAATTTTCTGAACTCCATTCATCTATCTCCTCAATCCAAATTGCAAATTTATATGGATCCCCAAAAATCATTTAGAACACTCCTTGAATAAAATTTATTTTCCAGGAATACCCAATTTCCTACGCAGTTGGATATTAAGTTTATCAATTCTATTCCTGTTTAAGGTTCCTGCCCAGTGATACAAATTCCTGTTGTTATCAGCACCAACCAGTAAAGGATTGCTGCCGGTAACAGTCAACTTTATGTTTTTCAGATTGTGGACACCTGCAAAAAACGCGAAGAATTCGTGAAGGCTATAGTTTGCTAAAATATATTATAGATTCAATTGAAAAATAACAGATTCAACTGTACCTTTCTTATACCTGATTTCTTTAAAGTTTTTCCCATTATCAAAACTATAAAAAAGTCTCTCTTCCTCACCAGCATATCCCATTTCTAATACTAAACAATCTATTTCACAATTACTCCCTCCACTCATATATGCAGTATCAATAGAAAATATATTACATAATTCCAGAGAATTATATTTATCTATATCAAATATTTGCTCTCCAAAATCTAAACCATTGTTTCCACCTGCATAATACTTCTCTTCAAAGGATGATTTCAAACTATTAAAAACTGTATTTAGTGTAAAATATCCATATGGGCATATCTTAGGATATATATTCTCTCCTATTATTATCTGAATTTTTCCATAAATAAAACCATTACATTCAGAGTTTTTTTCCCATAAAATCCCAAATTTTCTTGTTGAATCCATAATAATATTCATATAAATCCTTATTTTAATAACTTATTCTTTTATTGCTCGGGGTATGCTTTTTTAATTCCTGCTTTTTGTTGACTTGTTAAGGACAAGGGATTCTTCTTATCGGATGTAGAACCAGCCCAATGCCAAGGTTCATTTTTCCTATCGCCCCCATATAACGATGAATATGTCCTTTATCATCAATTGCAAATCGCTGTTTACCAATTTGTACTGAACTTTCAATTAATTGAACTGAATTCTTTGGCTCAATACCAGCATCAAACTTAAACCCTAACTGACCAGGAGTATGTTTAGGATTAGATTTATAAGTAGTTTCACTAATCGTTTTATCTGGATTTTTAATTTTTATTGAGATAGCTTGAGGGACAGGTATAGAAGACCCTGCCCCCTGTCCTTTAGACGTACCAAAATCATTCTTTTGATGACTCTTCGACGCCAATGCCGTATCCGGAATCCTGTCCCCCTTCGCAACATTGCCATTTGCAGGAATACGGATATTCCCGACCCCTGACAATAATGGATCGCTGCCGGTAACGGCCGGCTTGATGTTTTTCAGGTTGCCAACTCCCGCAATAATCGGGGCTTTTATCCTCGGATTGGGGTTGACAAAGCTCATCAGCCAGTCGGCAACGTTCAGCGCAAGCTCTTCGTTTTTCCGCTCTTCCTGCCTGATTTTGGTGTCTTTTGTCCCGCTGTGCAGCCAGGTCAGGTTACGGTATTCGGGTTTGTCCTGTCGGCGGTATTCCTCAAACAGCTTCGGATCGTTGTAGGCTTGCGGATTTCTTGCGCCGTAGTCGCGGTAGTCCCAAGTATAACCCAAGGCTTTGTCTTCGCCTTTCATTCCGATAAGGGATATGACGCTTTGATCGGTATAGCCGTCTTGGGAACCTTTGTCCACCCAGCGCAGTATCTGCCTGCGGATTCTCATCGCGGCTTCTTGGCTGCTGATTTTTCTGCCTTCGCGTTTTTCAACTTCGCGCTTGAGATCATTGGCATATTTGTCGAACTAAGTTTGATTGGGCGGTTTCAGTGCATAAGGTGATGCAGGCTACTTTTTCTGATTGCTGTGGCAACTTGTCGAAAGAAAGGACGTCTGAAACGTTTTTTCTTTTTTCAGACGGCCTCTTAGCTCAAACCTTGAGAACCGCATACGTGCGTTTCTCACACATCCTTGTTGAGTTTAGGTTGCATATGGGCTACGGCTTGCTAGTGGTGGGAAAGCAAGGGCAGCAAAGAATGCGGGCTGCACAAATAACCCTTGTCAGGCAAGGCAAAAAGGTCGTCTGAAAAAACCTGAATTTAGTTTTTCAGACGACCTTTTTCATGAGTCGGCTTCCTTAAATTTTTAAGGTGTGAAAAACGGAAGTTTTCTATTTCAAATTATTATCAATTTTCTAAACGATAATATCGTTTGGAAAAAAATGAATTCGCTTTAACTTCATAGCCTTAAATTAATTACCCAAAGAAGGCTTGACCTGACGATTTAATGTGGCTATGGTTTAATAAAAAATAACAATATCCCACATGCACACCGCAATGCTTTTTTCCCTCCTCCTTATAGAAAGGATATTGCAATGCCCTGCTTGACCCGTACGTTGCCTCGTCTGACTGTCTTCCTGCTGTCCACCTTCGCGGCATTCTCCGCAGCTGCACACGGAAACCACACACATTGGGGTTACACCGGACACGACTCCCCCGAAAGCTGGGGTGAGCTTTCTGAAGAGTTCCGTTTATGCTCTACAGGCAAAAACCAATCCCCCGTCAACATTACCGAAACCGTCTCCGGCAGACTGCCCGCCATCAAAGTCGATTACAAGCCGAGCGCGGTTAACGTGGAAAACAACGGCCACACCATCCAAGTCAACTACCCCGAAGGCGGCAATACCCTCAGCGTGAACGGTCGCACCTACACCCTGAAACAATTCCATTTCCACGTACCCAGTGAAAACCAAATCAAAGGCCGCACCTTCCCAATGGAAGCCCACTTCGTCCACTTGGACGAAAACCGCCAGCCTTTGGTATTGGCAGTATTGTACGAACCCGGCAAAACCAACGACCGCCTGGCTCCGATATGGAACGTGATGCCGATGAAAGAAGGAAAGGTAAACCTCGACAAAGCCTTCGACGCCAGCACCCTGTTGCCGAAACGGCTGAAATACTACCGCTTTGCCGGTTCGCTGACCACACCGCCGTGCAGCGAAGGCGTATCGTGGCTGCTGTTGAAAACCTACGACCACATCGATCAGGCGCAGGCAGAAAAATTCACCCGCGCCATCGGCTCGCATAACAACCGCCCCGTCCAGCCGCTTAACGCGCGCGTTGTCATCGAATAAACAGTAAAGCCATAAATGAAAAGGTCGTCTGAAAACCTAAATTTGGTTTTTCAGACGACCTTTTTTCGCTCTTCATCACAATATTTCCTGAACAAAGTCATCTGCTTGAGTTTCAACTCAAGTCGAGACCTTTGCAAAATTCCCATGAAAAGATTTGGGGAATTTTGCAAAGGTCTCACAAAGTTCCTACAGAACTAAAATGTAAAGGGCAACCTGCACTCGCATCTATCAATGTAAAGGCTGCTTTGTTTTCAGCCTGTCTGAAACGATCAAAAAACAGTATGATTTGTCTGTTTTATGTTTGGAGGAGTCATCCATGATCGCAGCTACCATCACGATCCAAGACCAAAATCTCGCCGGC includes these proteins:
- a CDS encoding DUF596 domain-containing protein, with protein sequence MNAKIKYNLLEYCEYLGGIFGVYKNYLNMDIKDPNLKIKFFDFLEELLSDGVIELCDYRENPPKILTGSPKTQVDELRRIWPDMEEMLLYFPDNPWFYVEHFWWGATCPIELTQLPKIEIYEEQMKQA
- a CDS encoding replication initiator protein A, which encodes MVCSAQVKTISADYFRLRKLLDRRIYELCAKHFGKQNEWHISLEILHRKSGSMATLRRFRQAIKELVASNDLPDYRLTYDDKKDMLKVRNRDLSKFLKKSP
- a CDS encoding immunity 42 family protein, with the translated sequence MIFGDPYKFAIWIEEIDEWSSENFSEGIFTFFVNGDMIPQELPNTSTFLPNSLRSIQQFISINDNLECPNLFNLDYCNAYIFLNDAVHYRNMKLSEEESYLYWKYCITEYIDNPEEKDNIWYLSDKYNEKLLYLNNNIIKESVFKKGYIKNIMEKIIIKYDYILNDN
- the cah gene encoding carbonic anhydrase; its protein translation is MPCLTRTLPRLTVFLLSTFAAFSAAAHGNHTHWGYTGHDSPESWGELSEEFRLCSTGKNQSPVNITETVSGRLPAIKVDYKPSAVNVENNGHTIQVNYPEGGNTLSVNGRTYTLKQFHFHVPSENQIKGRTFPMEAHFVHLDENRQPLVLAVLYEPGKTNDRLAPIWNVMPMKEGKVNLDKAFDASTLLPKRLKYYRFAGSLTTPPCSEGVSWLLLKTYDHIDQAQAEKFTRAIGSHNNRPVQPLNARVVIE